In Erigeron canadensis isolate Cc75 chromosome 1, C_canadensis_v1, whole genome shotgun sequence, a single window of DNA contains:
- the LOC122584998 gene encoding uncharacterized protein LOC122584998, which translates to MDYRTSKPAFEFSNEPRSLQEIDAARMSPVSAQIKQVIDLLSESRKSFTAEQIREKCCVDVFYNDAIFQRLVNSPKVNFDGKLFSYKHNVRDQKALLKLIQSFPEGIAVAKIRNVYPTIIQDLQILKARGQIMILSDIESQEVTAYPNNPKAPIKVDDELKSLYREADLPREIQDIEFDLQNSRMNLLTNSTKSEWWSKLLKKVNR; encoded by the exons ATGGATTATAGAACAAGTAAACCTGCATTTGAATTCTCTAATGAGCCTAGGAGTTTGCAAGAAATTGATGCTGCAAGGATGAGCCCTGTTAGTGCTCAGATCAAACAAGTCATTGATCTACTGTCTGAG TCAAGGAAATCCTTTACTGCAGAGCAAATACGTGAAAAATGTTGTGTTGATGTCTTTTACAATGATGCCATATTCCAAAGATTGGTGAATAGCCCAAAAGTTAACTTTGATGGGAAGCTCTTCTCTTACAAG CATAATGTGAGAGACCAGAAAGCACTTCTCAAATTAATACAGTCATTTCCAGAGGGTATTGCTGTTGCTAAAATCCGAAATGTCTACCCAACCATCATACAAGATCTACag ATTTTGAAAGCCAGGGGTCAAATTATGATACTATCTGATATTGAATCTCAAGAAGTCACTGCATACCCAAACAATCCAAAAGCACCCATCAAGGTTGATGATGAACTGAAATCACTATATCGGGAAGCTGACTTGCCACGTGAAATACAGGATATTGAGTTTGATCTGCAAAATAGCAGGATGAATCTGTTAACAAACTCAACTAAAAGTGAATGGTGGAGCAAGCTGCTCAAGAAAGTAAACCGCTAA
- the LOC122580288 gene encoding uncharacterized protein LOC122580288 — MPGSSSRSKPRIEKRKLYENANGNDEFSTDAKCRKDKIYGRSDDEGEVVNVDDIKLNSKVYDDDSKYEKVENQARKSGRERNEWHAEEELRKTGLEKEQLDKRMKRRGGYSDNDIEHKDEVYTYQENGERASKSRDVKHQAGNENDNKHKNGKYRENSERDRHREDKYREDGNRDYKHKEGRYREDVDQDHRHNIRLPRDDTDRRKRSRVYSSEFENRNLKDDNYRKTNNRGGTLINDDRADMRNRRRDGKDEVTDHMTRIVKEQRSESEKRFLSSDRGWPTSRNDDKKMTANSIHHRSSPTGTFYPSRDHHRVSKQEEHNVKFNRDDKTFRSLDKITQKSDNHVNDGPGQTGMRSDMHPSAIPPSPKINEDRDLNKLDVRSNVDVKESGQRNLSSPLGFGSNMGIWSSGQTNWNKIPNWPPNSANGNYMPFHHVPPPSFNPVMQQFRPPLLPPLFGRPPVSMNHGGMPFTGHGNPIAWSNQVAIPPPLQSWELNNAVFGDGPHEYGNWDHGRTQMNRKIMESSADMEFGAQKIDQSVHEPSDDFWFAQTSQHIENEQSLPAILTETADNTPEVMEVTKVDDTLISRGYLSKLDISEDLTRPELYDQCIRMLGSHEESVSDEFDCKILFLEEGVEDDINKEASLLSAIHDSVYKKAMSLYTKQKNDAKLMEEAFKGAVHDEVKIQKHDMDPVNGHTARNKPEISDESISSSNKLNMEVDLSVKKNNKESCEPGDITHDKPETSDESTSSSNKIGMEVEQPVPKNDKESCEPFVGECEVKPKHSFDDYNGSKELDISSGDGSFLVLKNVSSNELIELGSVDRSQIHQHSAESTH; from the exons ATGCCGGGAAGTAGTTCAAGAAGTAAACCCCGCATAGAAAAAAGGAAACTTTATGAAAATGCGAATGGGAATGATGAGTTTTCGACGGATGCAAAATGTCGAAAAGACAAGATTTATGGCCGGAGTGACGATGAGGGCGAGGTTGTgaatgttgatgatatcaagTTGAATTCGAAAGTTTATGATGATGATAGTAAGTATGAGAAAGTTGAAAATCAAGCAAGGAAAAGCGGAAGGGAACGTAATG AGTGGCACGCAGAAGAAGAATTGCGAAAAACTGGGTTAGAGAAAGAGCAACTTGATAAGAGAATGAAGAGAAGAGGAGGTTACAGTGACAATGATATTGAACACAAGGATGAAGTGTATACGTATCAGGAAAATGGTGAGCGAGCTAGCAAAAGTAGGGATGTTAAGCATCAAGCAGGAAATGAAAATGATAACAAACACAAGAACGGGAAATACCGAGAAAATAGTGAAAGAGATAGACACCGAGAAGATAAATATCGCGAAGATGGTAATAGAGATTATAAGCACAAGGAAGGGCGATATCGAGAAGATGTTGACCAGGACCATAGACACAATATAAGACTGCCGAGAGATGATACTGATAGAAGGAAAAGATCTAGAGTCTACTCTAGTGAGTTTGAGAACAGGAATCTGAAGGACGATAATTATAGGAAAACAAATAATCGTGGTGGAACCCTAATTAATGATGATCGAGCTGACATGCGTAATAGAAGGAGAGATGGTAAAGATGAAGTTACCGATCATATGACTCGTATCGTCAAGGAGCAAAGGTCAGAATCAGAGAAAAGATTTCTGAGTTCTGATAGAGGATGGCCTACTTCTCGCAATGATGATAAGAAAATGACAGCCAACTCTATTCATCACAGGAGCTCCCCTACTGGCACATTTTACCCTTCAAGAGATCATCACAG GGTTTCTAAGCAAGAAGAGCATAATGTTAAATTTAACAGAGATGATAAAACTTTCCGCTCACTGGATAAAATCACCCAGAAAAGTGACAACCATGTTAATGATGGACCAGGCCAGACAGGGATGAGATCAGATATGCACCCGTCTGCCATACCCCCTTCACCAAAAATTAACGAAGACAGGGATTTGAACAAGCTTGATGTTAGGAGTAATGTTGATGTCAAAGAATCAGGACAACGAAATCTAAGTAGCCCATTAGGTTTTGGTTCTAACATGGGAATTTGGTCTAGTGGTCAAACCAACTGGAATAAAATTCCAAATTGGCCCCCCAATTCAGCCAATGGTAATTACATGCCCTTCCACCACGTTCCTCCTCCAAGTTTTAACCCGGTTATGCAGCAATTTCGCCCTCCATTGTTGCCTCCACTGTTTGGTAGACCCCCAGTGAGCATGAATCATGGTGGTATGCCTTTTACTGGTCATGGGAATCCCATTGCATGGAGCAATCAAGTGGCAATTCCACCACCTTTGCAAAGCTGGGAATTAAACAATGCTGTATTTGGTGATGGACCTCATGAATATGGGAACTGGGACCATGGTAGAACTCAAATGAACCGTAAAATTATGGAGTCAAGTGCTGACATGGAATTTGGTGCCCAGAAGATTGACCAATCGGTACATGAGCCCTCTGACGATTTTTGGTTCGCACAGACTAGCCAGCACATTGAGAATGAACAAAGCCTGCCCGCTATACTGACTGAGACTGCAGACAACACTCCAGAAGTTATGGAGGTGACAAAAGTGGACGATACTTTAATTTCTCGGGGTTATCTTTCAAAGCTTGACATCTCTGAAGATCTTACTAGGCCTGAACTTTATGACCAGTGCATAAGGATGTTGGGTTCACATGAAGAATCAGTCTCTGATGAATTTGATTGCAAGATATTGTTTTTAGAG GAGGGTGTAGAAGATGATATTAATAAGGAGGCTTCACTGCTTTCTGCTATACATGATTCTGTTTATAAG AAAGCCATGTCGCTTTACACAAAGCAAAAGAATGATGCTAAATTGATGGAGGAAGCTTTCAAGGGTGCAGTGCATGATGAAGTAAAGATCCAGAAACATGATATGGATCCTGTGAATGGACATACGGCCCGCAACAAGCCTGAGATATCTGATGAATCAATCTCATCTTCAAACAAGCTGAACATGGAGGTGGACCTTTCTGTCAAAAAGAATAACAAAGAGAGTTGTGAACCTGGAGATATTACTCATGACAAGCCCGAGACATCTGATGAATCGACATCCTCTTCAAACAAGATTGGCATGGAGGTGGAACAACCTGTTCCAAAGAATGATAAAGAAAGTTGTGAACCATTTGTTGGTGAGTGTGAAGTCAAACCCAAACATTCTTTCGATGACTACAATGGTAGCAAGGAGCTTGATATATCAAGTGGTGATGGTTCTTTCTTGGTTTTGAAGAATGTGTCGAGTAATGAGTTAATTGAATTAGGGTCAGTAGATAGGAGTCAAATACATCAACATTCTGCTGAAAGTACACATTGA